A DNA window from Patescibacteria group bacterium contains the following coding sequences:
- a CDS encoding BRO family protein, which translates to MDNIVKNLVFKDRNVTVLSRESEILFDPKEIGEILLLSERSIEDKILSLEDGLEKIHLSRIQVESMFQDTEFSRTLNNFGKTYLTEAGMYRFVIESSSPTAKDFKKWICSEVLPSIRKHGIYATPQTVEQMLSNPDLLIEALQKLKQERKEKEEALLAKEKAERERLWIRSKAEATAMATASAKSRELDKLKLEMGEHKEYASILRVALATNTSEKEYNYRVLKNYSLTHGLEIHEISDPRFGKARTYHREAWYNMYGVDLEELF; encoded by the coding sequence ATGGATAATATCGTCAAAAACTTGGTTTTCAAAGATCGCAACGTAACAGTACTTTCGCGCGAAAGCGAAATTCTTTTCGATCCAAAGGAAATTGGGGAAATACTACTCCTAAGTGAAAGGAGTATTGAGGATAAAATTTTGTCTCTAGAAGATGGTTTGGAAAAGATACATCTTTCTAGAATCCAAGTAGAAAGCATGTTTCAGGATACGGAGTTTTCCCGTACCCTGAATAACTTCGGTAAAACATACCTTACAGAGGCTGGTATGTACCGATTCGTTATAGAATCCAGCTCTCCAACGGCTAAGGATTTTAAAAAGTGGATTTGTTCAGAAGTCTTGCCATCAATACGAAAGCATGGAATTTACGCGACACCTCAGACGGTAGAACAGATGCTTTCCAATCCAGACTTACTTATCGAGGCGTTACAAAAGCTAAAACAGGAGCGAAAGGAAAAAGAAGAGGCCTTGCTGGCAAAAGAAAAGGCCGAACGCGAAAGGCTTTGGATTCGCTCGAAGGCAGAGGCTACGGCGATGGCCACCGCTTCCGCGAAGAGCCGAGAACTAGACAAGCTAAAGCTGGAAATGGGCGAGCATAAAGAATATGCGTCCATCCTAAGAGTTGCACTAGCAACGAACACATCCGAGAAAGAATATAACTATCGCGTTCTAAAAAATTATTCGCTCACGCACGGGCTGGAAATTCATGAAATATCTGACCCAAGGTTTGGCAAGGCACGTACATATCACCGCGAAGCCTGGTATAATATGTATGGTGTCGATTTGGAGGAGTTGTTTTGA